The following coding sequences lie in one Bdellovibrionota bacterium genomic window:
- a CDS encoding TIGR02266 family protein yields MPSPKERRRAERIQRRFGFKFEAEGKTISGTILNLSEVGMLIQADRVFQPGSRITIPLQIAPGQTFSLQGNVVWSRPPKKPLGRVREPGTMGIDLGATPSKYTQSVAQLREYLTQSAPRGRDNRFDVFHRVQFKSGAEFLTEYTENLSRGGMYLATDRDLKVGTVIQIQMEFPGTDEPLEIKGRVAYRMSAAAAKATGRSQGLGIQFVNLSETATNVLHQYIRRLEIHRLTEQRRQTDVLPSHGSLADFLVPELLLYFHRNQSMGVLRLKRRNIGKSIFFQKGQPVYVDSELQSESLGQYLAAQGVLQLENMTKWLPALERGDFELCRFLLGHHMIEQARLLQLMVSHQEDKLINVFSWFEGEFSFSAQPGPPPSILPLQTFRIIFDGISRWFDAAMIGAWMGLSEDSALIRKEMPSAQTTLPPLAYAVLHELWVPMTIRRLAEELHAPISELVPIAFGLIVCGWVNLEFSSEKPAERAPIQKIASPQAKATADADALAKEITVDFDRLQTFDFYHVLGIERSASAEQIETSYRALAEKYSHERTKQIQDPASRGKVSQILAWIQVARNTLSDPSMRAHYDHKSDLEASRTSSIPSMKAQEAISTALEAIDRGDASKGLAILRAGADQHRDHPTLSAYAGWAMFQTDRKKHAAAAAKSLEEGIARDPSDPYLFYFRGMIYAAESNWIKAEACFSKAIRLRPQFPKAVVAHESTRTKRIERERISKTFGLLDT; encoded by the coding sequence ATGCCCTCACCGAAGGAAAGAAGGCGAGCCGAGAGAATTCAGCGCCGATTTGGATTTAAATTTGAAGCGGAAGGCAAAACGATTTCCGGAACCATTCTGAACCTTTCTGAAGTCGGAATGCTGATCCAGGCGGACCGCGTCTTTCAGCCCGGATCCAGGATCACGATTCCCCTGCAAATCGCCCCCGGTCAGACGTTTTCACTCCAAGGGAACGTCGTCTGGAGCAGACCTCCTAAGAAACCCCTCGGCCGGGTCCGGGAACCGGGAACCATGGGAATCGATCTTGGAGCGACCCCCTCGAAATACACGCAGTCGGTCGCACAATTGCGTGAGTACCTGACGCAGTCCGCACCTCGCGGCAGAGACAATCGATTCGATGTGTTTCATCGCGTGCAATTCAAATCCGGAGCGGAGTTTTTGACGGAGTACACGGAAAACCTGAGCCGGGGAGGAATGTATCTGGCGACGGACCGCGACTTGAAAGTGGGCACGGTGATACAAATTCAGATGGAATTTCCAGGTACGGACGAACCCCTGGAGATTAAGGGACGAGTGGCCTATCGGATGTCTGCGGCCGCGGCCAAGGCTACGGGAAGAAGCCAGGGACTCGGTATTCAATTCGTAAATCTTTCCGAAACGGCGACGAACGTATTGCATCAGTATATCCGCCGCCTCGAGATCCATCGGTTGACGGAGCAGCGCCGCCAAACGGATGTCCTCCCTTCCCACGGTTCGTTGGCCGATTTCCTCGTGCCCGAACTCTTGCTGTACTTCCATCGCAACCAAAGCATGGGCGTACTCCGCTTAAAGCGCCGAAACATTGGAAAGAGCATCTTCTTTCAGAAAGGCCAGCCGGTGTACGTCGATTCCGAGTTGCAGAGCGAATCGCTCGGACAATACCTTGCGGCGCAAGGCGTATTGCAGCTTGAAAATATGACGAAATGGCTCCCCGCCCTTGAGCGGGGAGATTTTGAATTATGCCGATTTCTCCTCGGCCATCACATGATTGAGCAGGCTCGCCTGCTTCAGCTCATGGTTTCCCACCAAGAGGATAAATTAATCAACGTGTTTTCCTGGTTCGAAGGAGAGTTCTCGTTTTCGGCCCAACCAGGCCCGCCCCCTTCGATTCTTCCCCTCCAAACGTTTCGAATTATTTTTGACGGGATCTCACGTTGGTTCGATGCGGCCATGATAGGCGCCTGGATGGGTTTAAGCGAGGACAGCGCGCTGATACGGAAGGAAATGCCTTCCGCTCAAACGACGCTTCCGCCTCTTGCGTACGCGGTCTTGCACGAATTGTGGGTTCCGATGACGATCCGCCGCCTGGCCGAAGAGTTGCACGCGCCGATTTCCGAACTTGTTCCGATCGCGTTCGGACTCATCGTGTGCGGATGGGTCAACCTCGAATTTTCCTCCGAAAAACCTGCGGAACGCGCGCCAATTCAGAAAATCGCCTCGCCGCAAGCCAAGGCAACCGCCGATGCGGATGCCCTTGCGAAGGAAATCACCGTGGATTTCGACCGTCTTCAGACCTTTGACTTCTATCATGTCCTTGGGATCGAACGAAGCGCCTCTGCGGAACAAATCGAAACATCTTATCGAGCGCTCGCGGAAAAATACTCACACGAGCGAACGAAACAGATTCAAGACCCGGCCTCACGGGGGAAGGTGTCGCAAATCCTCGCCTGGATTCAGGTCGCCCGCAACACGCTTTCCGATCCGAGCATGCGCGCCCATTACGATCACAAGAGCGATCTGGAAGCATCGAGAACTTCGTCCATCCCATCCATGAAAGCCCAGGAAGCGATTTCCACGGCGCTCGAAGCGATCGACCGCGGGGACGCGTCCAAGGGGCTGGCGATCCTGCGAGCCGGCGCCGACCAGCATCGCGATCACCCCACTCTGAGCGCCTACGCCGGTTGGGCCATGTTTCAGACCGACCGAAAAAAACATGCGGCCGCCGCTGCGAAATCATTGGAGGAAGGAATCGCCCGCGATCCATCCGATCCATATCTTTTCTA